In Limibacter armeniacum, a single window of DNA contains:
- a CDS encoding metallophosphoesterase yields MKTKVLRYLKHIFLTLLVLGTVTIMVGLQMGAAVNYGDDPARMHLDKEGPYIFFEADSLISVNYIKGNKEAGFYVNRNDYETHAIMEATCFFPLDSSYFNFSVKAEIKIPAAVYNDHEPIIALSDIEGGYKTFRDFLIHNKVIDHDLNWTFGKGHLVLVGDFVDRGWSVTQVLWFIYKLETAAEKHGGKVHYILGNHELKNMQGRYEAASPRYFAAAAILGKQHHQLYDSNSFIGRWMASKNAVEKINGYLFVHGGIHPNVAKYEISLEEINHKVRKHYYHIFFPKPEETVDQLLISDKKGVSWYRGYFKEDLTTPEIDSILKSFHAKSIVVGHTLQPEIKTFFEGRVVGIDVKHPKDYRKTWPFQDSEGLLIEGNKLYRLFSDGSRLPL; encoded by the coding sequence ATGAAGACTAAAGTTTTAAGATACCTGAAACATATTTTCCTGACTTTACTGGTATTGGGTACAGTTACCATAATGGTAGGATTACAAATGGGTGCGGCAGTCAATTATGGTGATGATCCTGCAAGAATGCATCTTGATAAAGAAGGGCCGTATATTTTTTTTGAGGCAGACAGCCTTATTAGTGTCAATTATATCAAGGGAAATAAAGAAGCGGGCTTTTATGTAAATCGGAATGATTATGAAACCCATGCGATAATGGAAGCCACTTGTTTTTTTCCACTTGACTCCAGCTATTTCAATTTTTCAGTCAAGGCAGAAATTAAAATACCCGCAGCAGTTTATAATGATCACGAACCGATTATTGCCCTCTCTGATATAGAAGGAGGTTACAAAACTTTCCGTGATTTCCTTATTCATAACAAGGTGATTGACCATGATTTGAATTGGACTTTCGGAAAGGGACACCTCGTTTTGGTGGGAGATTTTGTTGACCGTGGCTGGTCAGTGACACAGGTGCTTTGGTTTATTTATAAGCTGGAAACTGCTGCGGAAAAGCATGGGGGAAAAGTGCATTATATTTTGGGTAACCATGAATTGAAAAATATGCAGGGAAGGTACGAAGCAGCATCGCCCAGGTATTTTGCAGCAGCTGCCATTCTAGGCAAGCAGCACCACCAGCTTTACGATTCCAATTCTTTTATTGGAAGATGGATGGCGAGTAAAAATGCCGTTGAAAAAATTAACGGTTACCTGTTTGTGCATGGAGGTATTCATCCAAATGTGGCAAAATATGAGATCAGCCTAGAGGAAATCAACCACAAAGTGAGAAAACACTATTACCATATTTTTTTCCCGAAACCTGAAGAGACAGTTGACCAGCTGCTTATCTCTGACAAAAAAGGTGTCAGCTGGTACAGGGGGTACTTTAAGGAAGACCTGACTACTCCTGAAATAGATAGCATTCTGAAAAGCTTCCATGCAAAATCCATTGTTGTGGGGCACACACTCCAGCCAGAAATAAAGACCTTTTTTGAAGGAAGGGTGGTGGGCATTGATGTCAAGCATCCAAAAGATTACCGAAAAACGTGGCCATTCCAAGATTCGGAAGGCTTGCTGATTGAAGGAAACAAACTTTACAGGTTGTTTAGTGATGGCAGTAGGCTGCCTTTGTAA